The following DNA comes from Methanosarcina vacuolata Z-761.
AAACCTTACAGGAAAAACTGCAGCGTCCTTGTTTTCAGGAGGCAGGGTAGCTCCCATTCTATCAAAATTCCGAAAGTCCTCAGTAAAGGCAAGTGCAGTTAAAGGGCCTGAATCCGAAAAAGCCGTATATGCCACAGCCCATTTTTCCATCTCATCTATATACGTTATGCGTGGGTCTTCGATACCATATATCTCTTCAGGGTAGCTTACAGGATCAGGAGCAAAGGTTGGTTCTGGATCAATTTCCCAACCATAAATTCCATTCTTACTCCTTGCTATTGTAAAGTGAGAAAAACCCCTGTGATCTTCGACCCTGACCAGTAACAGTGTAGTGCCATCAACTATAGCAGCTGCAGGATTAAAAACTGAATGGGCCCTATAAGGCCAATCGTCAACGGTTAATATAGGATTTCTATCGTATCTTACAAATAACTCCCCATGGTCTTTCCAGATCATATTGTTCTCTCATCCCCCAGATCATTTTATTCTTGCTCCCCAGATTATATTTCACATTCCTCAGATCATTTTATTCTTGCTCCCCAGATTATACCAGATTATATTATTCTCACATTCCTTAGATCATTTCATTCTTGCTCCCCAGATCATGTTATTCTCTCATTCTCAGATCATGTTATTCTCTCATTCTCAGATCATGTTATTCTCTCATTCCCATACCATGTTATTCTCATTCCCAGATCATATTCTCTGACTCTCGGGATCGTATACCCTTTTACTTTCTTCTTTCACTCAACCTGATTTGCTGACAAAAAACTCTTTCTTTTCTGCAGAGTTCTATCATCTACCTCGTCGCTTACCCTGGACTGCAATATAGTACTGAAAGCTTTATCCATATGCTTATTTAAAGAGGTTAAAGCCATAAGGAAGCAAATTACGGATTCTGCGCCCTGGTTACAATTCATACCATCGCGGTTGAGCCCATCACAGACCGCGCCTGTGGAATAATCATACATAACAGTTTGCAAACGATTTCTTCCAAGGAAGTATTCAAAAGAATATCTTGCAAGTTCCAGATACTGCCTGTCATGTACAATTTCATAAGCTGAAACATAGGCTTGAGTCAGATAACCTGCTTCGATGGGTTGCTGGTCAAAAATAGGCTTTTCCCCATTGTAAGAGTACCAGCCCTGGTTTCCAACCATGTCAAAAAAGTCACCTTTCCACTGGATCTCAGTAAGAAAATCCAGAGTGTCAAGGCCGACCTTACGATAAGTTCGGTCTTTGGTGTAATTGTATGCCAGTAAAAGGGATTCACTAATTTTTGCATTACTATAGGTTACCGTAGGTTCGAACCAGTTCCAATCTTCTTTGTGGTTAGCCTCATATAAGTCGACCAGAGAATTCGCGTATCTGACAAATATGGATTCAAAGGTATCTTTACTTAAAAGGGAGTCTACAGACTTGACGGCATCCCTGCGCGAATTAAATACCGATTCAAATTCATCGGTATCCACACCTGCCCTGAGCATTTCAGATAGGCCGCACATGGTATAGGCTTTTGCCCTTGGATAATTAAGCTTCTCCATCTCAGGCCTGGCTCTGCTCATAAGGGTATGGGCAAGCGTGCGTATATTTTTTGACAGATAAGGGCAGCTTACCACATGCCCAAGACCGTAGATAGCACGTCCGAGAGTATCTTCACTTCCTTTTTCATCCAGAAATTCCCGTTTATAGCTCATGAAGTTGTGGAAGTGACCCGTATCGGTCTGGGCGTGTTCAAGAAAACTCATATATGTGGTAATTAACTTCCAGAACTCTTCGGCTTTCTTCTGATTATCTATTAACTGTGTCAGTGCAACAAGAGCTCGGCCCACGTCATCAGTACTGTATCCGTAATGACGAGCCGGTACACCTAGATTGGTATGCTGAATAATGCCCACGTCGTCGGTTAACAATTTCAGGTAATCAAGTTTTACTTCAGGCAGCTGGTTCGGAAGGAAATTAAACTTTTTCGAAGTGGAGTAGGCACTGGAATAAGCACTGTAATTCTTTAAAGCCCTGGTGAAAACCTTATTATATTGTTTACCTACGTTTTTCCATGTCATTTTTCGACCAAAATCATATGCCTTTTTGCGCATCTTATCACACTCTTCTGGATTTTTGATTAAATGCAAAAGAGATTTTCTTAAACCGCCTGTGTCTCCGAAATCTACAAGCAAACCGCGATTGTCAGAAAGCATTTCCTGAGCATACCAGTATGGAGTGGAAACTATTGCCTTTCCCATACCAATTGCATAGGTCAGAGCGCCGCTTACTATCTGCTCTCTGGAAAGGTAAGGAGATACGTAAATATCACTGGCAAGGATATAATTACAGAGTTCTTCTTTCTCGACAAATTTGTCATGGAATACTACATTTTTTTCAAGTCCGAGTTCTGAGACCTTGTTCTGGAGGTATTGCCTGTATGTTTCTCCAAAGTTCTTTTTAATTACAGGATGCGTAGCACCCAGTATGAGGTAAACTAGGTCAGGGTACTGGCTTATGACTTCAGGAAGAGCATCAAGCATACTTTCGATACCTTTATTCTGG
Coding sequences within:
- a CDS encoding glycosyltransferase, which produces MNKQLKVLFIGTYVPKECGIATFTSDLLNSVYGEDNDVHCEVIALNDPSETHIYPEEVVFQIQRDRIEDYYRAADYINQSDIDIVCLQHEFGLFWGNAGDYIFTLLSGINKPVISTMHTVIREPEPEYRASTEKLIRYSEKLIVMSQTAVKMLKDVYKVPEDKIELIFHGVPDYPFNNCSKYKNRLNLKGSPLVLTFGLLSQNKGIESMLDALPEVISQYPDLVYLILGATHPVIKKNFGETYRQYLQNKVSELGLEKNVVFHDKFVEKEELCNYILASDIYVSPYLSREQIVSGALTYAIGMGKAIVSTPYWYAQEMLSDNRGLLVDFGDTGGLRKSLLHLIKNPEECDKMRKKAYDFGRKMTWKNVGKQYNKVFTRALKNYSAYSSAYSTSKKFNFLPNQLPEVKLDYLKLLTDDVGIIQHTNLGVPARHYGYSTDDVGRALVALTQLIDNQKKAEEFWKLITTYMSFLEHAQTDTGHFHNFMSYKREFLDEKGSEDTLGRAIYGLGHVVSCPYLSKNIRTLAHTLMSRARPEMEKLNYPRAKAYTMCGLSEMLRAGVDTDEFESVFNSRRDAVKSVDSLLSKDTFESIFVRYANSLVDLYEANHKEDWNWFEPTVTYSNAKISESLLLAYNYTKDRTYRKVGLDTLDFLTEIQWKGDFFDMVGNQGWYSYNGEKPIFDQQPIEAGYLTQAYVSAYEIVHDRQYLELARYSFEYFLGRNRLQTVMYDYSTGAVCDGLNRDGMNCNQGAESVICFLMALTSLNKHMDKAFSTILQSRVSDEVDDRTLQKRKSFLSANQVE